The Taeniopygia guttata chromosome 6, bTaeGut7.mat, whole genome shotgun sequence genome contains a region encoding:
- the SLC16A9 gene encoding monocarboxylate transporter 9, with protein MVFRKPPDGGWGWVIVVVSFFTQFLCYGSPLAVGVLYLEWLDAFGEGKGKTAWVGSLANGIGLLASPVCSICVSSFGARPVAIFSGFMVAGGLMMSSFAPNIYFLYVSYGIVVGLGCGLLYTATVTITCQYFDKHRGLALGLISTGSSVGLFIYAALQRELIELYGLDGCLLIVGALSLNILACGSLMRPLESSSSPPPEKMFVDKVPDQYFVYHEKEKTIEENISILEKGYIDEKCVNNGPDCKQDNILNKNALSSINVNEKDTYKKKVVEQTNFCKQLAKRKWQLYLTYWKETMVLFKNKVFSALFVAILLFDIGGFPPSLLMEDVARSANISEDDYYMPLISIIGIMTTVGKLILGILADFKWVNTLYLYVTTLLMTGMALFAIPFAKSYLTLAMLSGILGFLTGNWSIFPYVTTKTVGIEKLTHAYGILMFFAGLGNSLGPPIVGWFYDWTQEYDTAFYFSGSCVLLGGFLLLLAALPCWNACTNQSSKLPPNTYSYKVASNA; from the exons ATGGTATTTCGGAAGCCACCAGATggtggctggggctgggtgaTTGTTGTGGTTTCCTTCTTCACCCAGTTCCTGTGCTATGGATCACCGCTGGCGGTGGGAGTCTTGTATTTAGAGTGGCTGGATGCTTTTGGAGAAGGGAAAGGCAAGACTGCTTGGGTTGGATCACTGGCCAATGGAATTGGATTGCTTGCCA GTCCTGTTTGCAGTATATGTGTATCATCCTTTGGAGCAAGACCAGTAGCTATCTTCAGTGGCTTCATGGTGGCTGGGGGCCTCATGATGAGCAGTTTTGCACCTAACATATACTTCCTATATGTTTCATATGGGATAGTTGTTG GTCTTGGATGTGGCCTTTTGTACACTGCAACAGTTACCATCACGTGCCAGTATTTTGACAAACACAGGGGCCTTGCACTTGGTCTGATTTCAACAG gcTCAAGTGTTGGACTCTTTATATATGCAGCACTGCAAAGAGAGCTTATTGAGCTGTATGGACTGGATGGGTGTCTGCTAATAGTTGGTGCCCTGTCTCTAAATATATTAGCATGTGGCAGCCTAATGAGGCCTTTGGAATCATCCAGTTCTCCTCCACCAGAGAAAATGTTTGTAGACAAAGTCCCAGATCAATATTTTGTTTaccatgaaaaggaaaagaccATTGAAGAAAACATTAGCATCCTTGAAAAGGGCTACATTGATGAAAAATGTGTGAACAATGGGCCTGATTGCAAACAGGATAACATTTTGAATAAGAATGCATTGAGCTCAATAAATGTAAACGAGAAAGACACTTACAAAAAGAAAGTTGTAGAACAGACAAACTTCTGCAAGCAACTCGCCAAAAGGAAGTGGCAGCTCTATTTGACCTACTGGAAGGAGACCATGGTTCTTTTCAAGAACAAAGTGTTTTCGGCTCTCTTTGTTGCCATCTTGCTCTTTGATATTGGTGGATTTCCTCCTTCTCTGCTCATGGAAGATGTAGCAAGAAGTGCAAATATTAGTGAAGATGACTATTATATGCCCCTTATTTCCATTATTGGCATTATGACGACTGTTGGCAAACTTATTTTAGGAATACTGGCAGATTTTAAGTGGGTTAACACTTTATATCTCTATGTAACTACCTTATTAATGACAGGAATGGCCTTGTTTGCAATTCCATTCGCCAAAAGTTACCTTACATTAGCAATgctttctgggattttgggttttctgACTGGGAACTGGTCGATTTTTCCATATGTAACAACAAAGACTGTGGGGATTGAGAAACTGACTCATGCCTATGGGATATTGATGTTCTTTGCTGGACTTGGGAACAGCCTTGGACCACCAATTGTAG GCTGGTTTTACGACTGGACGCAGGAATACGACACTGCATTCTACTTCAGTGGCTCTTGTGTCCTGCTGGGGGGATTTCTCCTGCTGttggcagcactgccctgctggaATGCCTGCACCAATCAGAGCTCCAAGCTGCCTCCAAACACTTACTCCTACAAAGTTGCATCTAACGCTTAG